A DNA window from Chiroxiphia lanceolata isolate bChiLan1 chromosome 6, bChiLan1.pri, whole genome shotgun sequence contains the following coding sequences:
- the NUMB gene encoding protein numb homolog isoform X1, producing the protein MNKLRQSFRRKKDVYVPEASRPHQWQTDEEGVRTGKCSFPVKYLGHVEVDESRGMHICEDAVKRLKSLPTVIALDLSPLFLQERKFFKGFFGKSGKKAVKAVLWVSADGLRVVDEKTKDLIVDQTIEKVSFCAPDRNFDRAFSYICRDGTTRRWICHCFMAVKDTGERLSHAVGCAFAACLERKQKREKECGVTATFDASRTTFTREGSFRVTTATEQAEREEIMRQMPDAKAVETEVKTVAPGAAPNNTAPSSGSPTSPTAEVAASLDKEMSNPHAIPRRHAPIEQLARQGSFRGFPALSQKMSPFKRQLSLRINELPSTVQRKTDFPMKNSVPEVEGETDSISALCSQITSAFSTPSEDPFSSAPMTKPVTVVAPQSPAFQVNGTASAFCVLAAKPSQAAVVSTAMPVRETNPWAHAPAANTGAAAMVTGTEWSSTSSGAASPSLFQGNHRRTPSEADRWLEEVSKTVRAQQQPTSAPAPQPLLQPPPAAPASQSAPAFPVSTFIAPQPVPVGVVPPMQPAFIPAQPYAVANGMTYAAPSVPVVGITPSQMVANVFGTASHTPAAHPHQSPSLVKQQTLPQYESSSATASPFFNPPAQHNGSTAFNGVDGGKWAAEDKHSQPPAAAPQVDAFEAQWAALESKAKQRTNPSPTNPFSSDLQKTFEIEL; encoded by the exons CTACCTACAGTAATAGCGCTCGACTTGTCCCCCCTGTTCCTCCAGGAAAGGAAGTTCTTCAAAGGCTTCTTTGGAAAA tcTGGGAAGAAGGCCGTCAAAGCAGTCCTGTGGGTTTCGGCAGATGGACTCAGAGTTGTAGACGAGAAAACAAAG GATCTTATAGTTGATCAGACAATAGAGAAAGTTTCTTTCTGCGCACCAGACAGGAACTTTGACCGGGCGTTCTCATACATCTGTCGAGATGGCACAACGAGACGCTGGATATGCCACTGCTTTATGGCTGTGAAGGACACG GGGGAAAGGTTGAGTCATGCCGTGGGCTGTGCATTTGCAGCATGCCTGGAGCGAAAGCAGAAGCGAGAGAAGGAGTGTGGAGTGACTGCCACCTTTGATGCCAGCAGAACCACATTCACTAGAGAGGGGTCATTCAGGGTCACTACAGCTACTGAacaagcagagagagaggaaattatGAGACAGATGCCGGATGCTAAAG CAGttgaaacagaagtgaaaacagTAGCACCAGGTGCTGCACCAAACAATACTGCCCCCTCTTCTGGCTCACCAACCTCTCCTACTGCTGAAGTTGCTGCCTCTCTGGATAAAGAAATGAGCAATCCCCATGCTATCCCACGGAGACATGCCCCTATAGAGCAGCTTGCCAGGCAAGGGTCTTTCAGGGGCTTCCCTGCCCTTAGCCAAAAGATGTCTCCTTTTAAACGCCAGTTGTCTTTGCGAATAAATGAGCTGCCTTCAACAGTGCAAAGGAAGACCGATTTCCCCATGAAAAACTCAG TCCCTGAGGTAGAAGGGGAAACAGACAGCATTAGTGCCCTGTGCTCTCAGATCACCAGTGCTTTCAGCACACCCTCAGAAGACCCTTTCTCTTCGGCCCCCATGACAAAACCAGTGACAGTAGTTGCACCACAGTCTCCTGCCTTTCAAG TTAATGGCACTGCCTCTGCCTTCTGTGTGCTTGCTGCTAAACCATCCCAAGCTGCTGTAGTGTCCACAGCTATGCCAGTTCGTGAAACCAATCCTTGGGCTCATGCTCCTGCTGCTAATACTGGAGCTGCAGCCATGGTCACTG GCACTGAATGGAGCAGCACCTCCtcaggtgcagcctcaccaagTCTCTTCCAAGGAAATCACAGACGTACTCCCTCAGAGGCAGACCGCTGGTTGGAAGAGGTCTCAAAGACTGTGAGAGCCCAACAGCAGCCaacctcagccccagccccacagccactgctccagcctcctccagcagctccagcttcccAGTCAGCACCAGCCTTCCCAGTCAGCACCTTCATTGCACCTCAGCCTGTGCCGGTGGGTGTGGTACCGCCCATGCAGCCAGCATTTATTCCAGCTCAGCCCTATGCTGTAGCAAATGGGATGACCTATGCAGCCCCAAGCGTCCCTGTGGTTGGAATCACACCTTCCCAGATGGTAGCCAACGTCTTTGGTACTGCAAGCCACACTCCAGCAGCCCACCCACATCAGTCCCCCAGTCTCGTCAAACAGCAGACGCTCCCGCAGTACGAAAGCAGCAGCGCCACAGCCAGTCCTTTCTTCAACCCCCCCGCGCAGCACAACGGCTCCACAGCTTTCAACGGAGTCGACGGTGGGAAATGGGCTGCCGAGGACAAGCATTCCCAGCCCCCCGCGGCTGCTCCACAGGTAGACGCATTTGAAGCACAGTGGGCAGCACTAGAGAGCAAGGCAAAACAGCGCACTAATCCCTCCCCAACCAACCCCTTCTCGAGCGATTTACAGAAGACATTTGAGATTGAACTTTAA
- the NUMB gene encoding protein numb homolog isoform X2, with protein MNKLRQSFRRKKDVYVPEASRPHQWQTDEEGVRTGKCSFPVKYLGHVEVDESRGMHICEDAVKRLKSLPTVIALDLSPLFLQERKFFKGFFGKSGKKAVKAVLWVSADGLRVVDEKTKDLIVDQTIEKVSFCAPDRNFDRAFSYICRDGTTRRWICHCFMAVKDTGERLSHAVGCAFAACLERKQKREKECGVTATFDASRTTFTREGSFRVTTATEQAEREEIMRQMPDAKVETEVKTVAPGAAPNNTAPSSGSPTSPTAEVAASLDKEMSNPHAIPRRHAPIEQLARQGSFRGFPALSQKMSPFKRQLSLRINELPSTVQRKTDFPMKNSVPEVEGETDSISALCSQITSAFSTPSEDPFSSAPMTKPVTVVAPQSPAFQVNGTASAFCVLAAKPSQAAVVSTAMPVRETNPWAHAPAANTGAAAMVTGTEWSSTSSGAASPSLFQGNHRRTPSEADRWLEEVSKTVRAQQQPTSAPAPQPLLQPPPAAPASQSAPAFPVSTFIAPQPVPVGVVPPMQPAFIPAQPYAVANGMTYAAPSVPVVGITPSQMVANVFGTASHTPAAHPHQSPSLVKQQTLPQYESSSATASPFFNPPAQHNGSTAFNGVDGGKWAAEDKHSQPPAAAPQVDAFEAQWAALESKAKQRTNPSPTNPFSSDLQKTFEIEL; from the exons CTACCTACAGTAATAGCGCTCGACTTGTCCCCCCTGTTCCTCCAGGAAAGGAAGTTCTTCAAAGGCTTCTTTGGAAAA tcTGGGAAGAAGGCCGTCAAAGCAGTCCTGTGGGTTTCGGCAGATGGACTCAGAGTTGTAGACGAGAAAACAAAG GATCTTATAGTTGATCAGACAATAGAGAAAGTTTCTTTCTGCGCACCAGACAGGAACTTTGACCGGGCGTTCTCATACATCTGTCGAGATGGCACAACGAGACGCTGGATATGCCACTGCTTTATGGCTGTGAAGGACACG GGGGAAAGGTTGAGTCATGCCGTGGGCTGTGCATTTGCAGCATGCCTGGAGCGAAAGCAGAAGCGAGAGAAGGAGTGTGGAGTGACTGCCACCTTTGATGCCAGCAGAACCACATTCACTAGAGAGGGGTCATTCAGGGTCACTACAGCTACTGAacaagcagagagagaggaaattatGAGACAGATGCCGGATGCTAAAG ttgaaacagaagtgaaaacagTAGCACCAGGTGCTGCACCAAACAATACTGCCCCCTCTTCTGGCTCACCAACCTCTCCTACTGCTGAAGTTGCTGCCTCTCTGGATAAAGAAATGAGCAATCCCCATGCTATCCCACGGAGACATGCCCCTATAGAGCAGCTTGCCAGGCAAGGGTCTTTCAGGGGCTTCCCTGCCCTTAGCCAAAAGATGTCTCCTTTTAAACGCCAGTTGTCTTTGCGAATAAATGAGCTGCCTTCAACAGTGCAAAGGAAGACCGATTTCCCCATGAAAAACTCAG TCCCTGAGGTAGAAGGGGAAACAGACAGCATTAGTGCCCTGTGCTCTCAGATCACCAGTGCTTTCAGCACACCCTCAGAAGACCCTTTCTCTTCGGCCCCCATGACAAAACCAGTGACAGTAGTTGCACCACAGTCTCCTGCCTTTCAAG TTAATGGCACTGCCTCTGCCTTCTGTGTGCTTGCTGCTAAACCATCCCAAGCTGCTGTAGTGTCCACAGCTATGCCAGTTCGTGAAACCAATCCTTGGGCTCATGCTCCTGCTGCTAATACTGGAGCTGCAGCCATGGTCACTG GCACTGAATGGAGCAGCACCTCCtcaggtgcagcctcaccaagTCTCTTCCAAGGAAATCACAGACGTACTCCCTCAGAGGCAGACCGCTGGTTGGAAGAGGTCTCAAAGACTGTGAGAGCCCAACAGCAGCCaacctcagccccagccccacagccactgctccagcctcctccagcagctccagcttcccAGTCAGCACCAGCCTTCCCAGTCAGCACCTTCATTGCACCTCAGCCTGTGCCGGTGGGTGTGGTACCGCCCATGCAGCCAGCATTTATTCCAGCTCAGCCCTATGCTGTAGCAAATGGGATGACCTATGCAGCCCCAAGCGTCCCTGTGGTTGGAATCACACCTTCCCAGATGGTAGCCAACGTCTTTGGTACTGCAAGCCACACTCCAGCAGCCCACCCACATCAGTCCCCCAGTCTCGTCAAACAGCAGACGCTCCCGCAGTACGAAAGCAGCAGCGCCACAGCCAGTCCTTTCTTCAACCCCCCCGCGCAGCACAACGGCTCCACAGCTTTCAACGGAGTCGACGGTGGGAAATGGGCTGCCGAGGACAAGCATTCCCAGCCCCCCGCGGCTGCTCCACAGGTAGACGCATTTGAAGCACAGTGGGCAGCACTAGAGAGCAAGGCAAAACAGCGCACTAATCCCTCCCCAACCAACCCCTTCTCGAGCGATTTACAGAAGACATTTGAGATTGAACTTTAA
- the NUMB gene encoding protein numb homolog isoform X6, which translates to MLKLHRNVSQLLQSFFFSLQLPTVIALDLSPLFLQERKFFKGFFGKSGKKAVKAVLWVSADGLRVVDEKTKDLIVDQTIEKVSFCAPDRNFDRAFSYICRDGTTRRWICHCFMAVKDTGERLSHAVGCAFAACLERKQKREKECGVTATFDASRTTFTREGSFRVTTATEQAEREEIMRQMPDAKAVETEVKTVAPGAAPNNTAPSSGSPTSPTAEVAASLDKEMSNPHAIPRRHAPIEQLARQGSFRGFPALSQKMSPFKRQLSLRINELPSTVQRKTDFPMKNSVPEVEGETDSISALCSQITSAFSTPSEDPFSSAPMTKPVTVVAPQSPAFQVNGTASAFCVLAAKPSQAAVVSTAMPVRETNPWAHAPAANTGAAAMVTGTEWSSTSSGAASPSLFQGNHRRTPSEADRWLEEVSKTVRAQQQPTSAPAPQPLLQPPPAAPASQSAPAFPVSTFIAPQPVPVGVVPPMQPAFIPAQPYAVANGMTYAAPSVPVVGITPSQMVANVFGTASHTPAAHPHQSPSLVKQQTLPQYESSSATASPFFNPPAQHNGSTAFNGVDGGKWAAEDKHSQPPAAAPQVDAFEAQWAALESKAKQRTNPSPTNPFSSDLQKTFEIEL; encoded by the exons CTACCTACAGTAATAGCGCTCGACTTGTCCCCCCTGTTCCTCCAGGAAAGGAAGTTCTTCAAAGGCTTCTTTGGAAAA tcTGGGAAGAAGGCCGTCAAAGCAGTCCTGTGGGTTTCGGCAGATGGACTCAGAGTTGTAGACGAGAAAACAAAG GATCTTATAGTTGATCAGACAATAGAGAAAGTTTCTTTCTGCGCACCAGACAGGAACTTTGACCGGGCGTTCTCATACATCTGTCGAGATGGCACAACGAGACGCTGGATATGCCACTGCTTTATGGCTGTGAAGGACACG GGGGAAAGGTTGAGTCATGCCGTGGGCTGTGCATTTGCAGCATGCCTGGAGCGAAAGCAGAAGCGAGAGAAGGAGTGTGGAGTGACTGCCACCTTTGATGCCAGCAGAACCACATTCACTAGAGAGGGGTCATTCAGGGTCACTACAGCTACTGAacaagcagagagagaggaaattatGAGACAGATGCCGGATGCTAAAG CAGttgaaacagaagtgaaaacagTAGCACCAGGTGCTGCACCAAACAATACTGCCCCCTCTTCTGGCTCACCAACCTCTCCTACTGCTGAAGTTGCTGCCTCTCTGGATAAAGAAATGAGCAATCCCCATGCTATCCCACGGAGACATGCCCCTATAGAGCAGCTTGCCAGGCAAGGGTCTTTCAGGGGCTTCCCTGCCCTTAGCCAAAAGATGTCTCCTTTTAAACGCCAGTTGTCTTTGCGAATAAATGAGCTGCCTTCAACAGTGCAAAGGAAGACCGATTTCCCCATGAAAAACTCAG TCCCTGAGGTAGAAGGGGAAACAGACAGCATTAGTGCCCTGTGCTCTCAGATCACCAGTGCTTTCAGCACACCCTCAGAAGACCCTTTCTCTTCGGCCCCCATGACAAAACCAGTGACAGTAGTTGCACCACAGTCTCCTGCCTTTCAAG TTAATGGCACTGCCTCTGCCTTCTGTGTGCTTGCTGCTAAACCATCCCAAGCTGCTGTAGTGTCCACAGCTATGCCAGTTCGTGAAACCAATCCTTGGGCTCATGCTCCTGCTGCTAATACTGGAGCTGCAGCCATGGTCACTG GCACTGAATGGAGCAGCACCTCCtcaggtgcagcctcaccaagTCTCTTCCAAGGAAATCACAGACGTACTCCCTCAGAGGCAGACCGCTGGTTGGAAGAGGTCTCAAAGACTGTGAGAGCCCAACAGCAGCCaacctcagccccagccccacagccactgctccagcctcctccagcagctccagcttcccAGTCAGCACCAGCCTTCCCAGTCAGCACCTTCATTGCACCTCAGCCTGTGCCGGTGGGTGTGGTACCGCCCATGCAGCCAGCATTTATTCCAGCTCAGCCCTATGCTGTAGCAAATGGGATGACCTATGCAGCCCCAAGCGTCCCTGTGGTTGGAATCACACCTTCCCAGATGGTAGCCAACGTCTTTGGTACTGCAAGCCACACTCCAGCAGCCCACCCACATCAGTCCCCCAGTCTCGTCAAACAGCAGACGCTCCCGCAGTACGAAAGCAGCAGCGCCACAGCCAGTCCTTTCTTCAACCCCCCCGCGCAGCACAACGGCTCCACAGCTTTCAACGGAGTCGACGGTGGGAAATGGGCTGCCGAGGACAAGCATTCCCAGCCCCCCGCGGCTGCTCCACAGGTAGACGCATTTGAAGCACAGTGGGCAGCACTAGAGAGCAAGGCAAAACAGCGCACTAATCCCTCCCCAACCAACCCCTTCTCGAGCGATTTACAGAAGACATTTGAGATTGAACTTTAA